The following are from one region of the Ignavibacteriota bacterium genome:
- a CDS encoding M2 family metallopeptidase — MKHLLIFISVTILLFLGCSDSAELQKEVQSYLDNYNKEFQKYSYEWNKGEWLLNTHIVEGDTITIKKAQEAQEQYAMFTGSKENIEKATEYLKQKDQLTDLRVRQLNRVLYLAASNPQTVSELVKEKIVASTKQTEILFGFDFKLDGKSITPNQIDNLLVNETNLAERLKVWEASKEVGVGLKDGLANLQRLRNETVQALGYKDFFQYQVSDYGMTVEEMNQLCENMIKDIWPLYRELHTWARYTLAEKYNAEVPEMLPAHWLPNRWGQDWQGIIKAEGLNVDKQLEKKSSEWIVKKGEDFYVSLGFPNLPQSFWELSSLYPVPPDAGYKKNTHASAWHMDYDKDVRSLMSVIPNTDWWSTSLHELGHIYYYISYSNPDVPIILREGANRGFHEAIGSMIGLASLQPPFLKGMGLMDKDFKIDETQSLLREALDYIVFLPWSAGVMTEFEYELYAKNLPEDQYNAKWWELVKKYQGIIPPYKRSENYCDAATKTHINDDAGQYYDYAISNVLLFQFHDYISEKILKQNAHQTNYYGSKETGKWLLDILSKGATVDWKELLKKSTGSEMTAKPLMNYFDPLMIWLKEQNKGREYTLPETF, encoded by the coding sequence ATGAAACATCTCTTAATTTTTATTTCGGTAACTATACTTTTGTTTTTAGGCTGCTCGGATTCAGCAGAACTTCAAAAAGAAGTTCAATCATATCTTGATAATTACAATAAAGAATTTCAGAAATATTCGTATGAATGGAATAAAGGCGAATGGCTTCTTAATACACATATAGTTGAAGGCGATACTATCACAATAAAAAAAGCACAGGAAGCTCAGGAACAATATGCAATGTTCACAGGAAGCAAAGAAAATATTGAAAAGGCAACTGAATATCTGAAACAAAAAGATCAATTGACAGACCTTCGGGTCAGGCAATTAAACAGAGTATTATATCTTGCGGCAAGCAATCCGCAAACCGTGAGCGAATTAGTTAAAGAAAAAATTGTAGCAAGTACAAAACAAACTGAGATTCTCTTCGGATTTGATTTTAAACTTGATGGAAAATCTATTACTCCTAATCAAATAGATAATTTGTTAGTTAATGAAACTAATCTTGCTGAACGATTAAAGGTCTGGGAAGCTAGCAAAGAAGTTGGAGTAGGTTTAAAAGATGGATTGGCAAACCTTCAAAGATTACGCAACGAAACAGTTCAGGCACTTGGATACAAAGATTTCTTCCAGTACCAGGTTTCTGATTATGGAATGACTGTTGAAGAAATGAATCAACTCTGTGAAAATATGATAAAAGATATATGGCCATTGTATAGAGAGCTGCATACCTGGGCACGATATACTCTTGCAGAAAAATATAATGCTGAAGTTCCTGAAATGCTTCCTGCTCACTGGCTTCCAAATCGTTGGGGACAAGACTGGCAGGGAATTATCAAAGCTGAAGGATTGAATGTAGATAAACAATTAGAAAAAAAATCATCTGAATGGATTGTGAAGAAAGGCGAGGATTTTTATGTAAGTCTTGGTTTCCCGAATCTGCCGCAATCGTTTTGGGAATTATCGAGTTTATATCCTGTACCACCTGATGCTGGCTATAAAAAGAACACACACGCATCTGCATGGCATATGGATTATGATAAAGATGTAAGGTCACTTATGAGCGTAATTCCTAACACCGATTGGTGGTCAACTTCTCTGCACGAACTTGGGCACATTTATTATTATATAAGTTATTCAAATCCGGATGTACCGATCATTCTTCGGGAAGGTGCCAACCGCGGTTTCCATGAAGCAATTGGTTCAATGATTGGACTAGCTTCTCTTCAACCACCGTTCTTGAAGGGAATGGGATTGATGGATAAAGATTTTAAAATTGATGAAACACAATCTTTACTGAGAGAAGCACTTGATTATATTGTTTTCCTACCGTGGAGTGCGGGGGTAATGACTGAGTTTGAATATGAACTTTATGCAAAGAATCTTCCGGAAGATCAGTACAATGCAAAGTGGTGGGAACTGGTAAAAAAATACCAGGGAATAATTCCACCATATAAACGAAGTGAAAACTATTGTGACGCTGCGACGAAAACTCATATTAATGATGATGCCGGTCAGTATTATGATTATGCAATTTCAAATGTATTGTTATTTCAGTTTCACGATTACATTTCTGAAAAAATATTAAAGCAAAATGCTCACCAAACAAACTATTATGGAAGTAAAGAAACCGGCAAGTGGTTATTGGATATTCTTTCGAAAGGAGCAACTGTTGATTGGAAAGAGCTGCTCAAAAAATCAACTGGTTCGGAAATGACCGCAAAACCATTAATGAATTATTTTGATCCTTTAATGATCTGGCTGAAGGAACAAAATAAAGGACGGGAGTACACGCTGCCTGAAACTTTTTAA
- a CDS encoding DinB family protein, translating to MKEELKKVVDRLQENINIVSQKFLKYSEEELRKKPASNKWSKKELLGHLIDSAVNNHLRFIKIQFMPQPYFVEGYFQDDWVRIQKYNEIDTRQLVNFWKIYNEHILNILKNTPDEKLNLKITAEQPFENADTLFFLMKDYVDHMDHHIKQIFNK from the coding sequence ATGAAAGAAGAACTGAAAAAAGTTGTTGATCGTTTGCAGGAAAATATCAACATAGTATCACAAAAATTTCTGAAATATTCAGAAGAAGAATTAAGAAAGAAACCTGCATCAAATAAATGGTCGAAGAAAGAACTACTCGGACATCTCATTGATTCTGCCGTGAACAATCATCTTCGGTTTATCAAAATTCAATTTATGCCCCAGCCTTATTTTGTAGAGGGTTATTTTCAGGATGATTGGGTAAGAATTCAGAAGTATAACGAAATTGATACCCGGCAATTAGTAAATTTTTGGAAAATCTATAATGAGCATATTCTAAACATTTTGAAAAATACTCCGGATGAAAAACTGAATTTGAAAATTACAGCAGAGCAACCTTTTGAAAACGCTGATACGCTTTTTTTTCTTATGAAAGATTATGTCGATCATATGGATCATCACATAAAACAGATATTTAATAAATAA
- a CDS encoding SDR family NAD(P)-dependent oxidoreductase: MNFKNKTILITGASSGLGFSLAKSLPNENCSLALISRRKDKLDQFAFELKKKEFRVITYACDVGNNNEVLNTYQQIKKDFGKIDIAILNAGLSNRTNIENYSSGIANQIFDTNVFGIINFVEQLLPDFIERKDGTIVGVSSLADSRGFPRSGFYNASKAATTLLLESLRIELKPFNIKVLTVKPGFVRTPMTDKNEFQMPFLMNVDKAAKIILDGIRKEKRIIQFPLPIVIGSKILKYLPDWLFDFLMSKPLPARKNKNT; encoded by the coding sequence ATGAATTTCAAAAACAAAACTATTCTGATTACCGGAGCCTCTTCCGGATTAGGCTTTTCACTTGCAAAATCATTGCCAAATGAAAATTGCTCTCTTGCACTGATTTCCAGAAGAAAAGATAAACTCGACCAGTTCGCATTTGAACTTAAAAAAAAAGAATTCAGAGTGATAACCTATGCTTGCGATGTTGGAAATAATAATGAAGTATTAAATACTTATCAGCAAATAAAAAAAGATTTTGGCAAAATTGATATTGCAATTTTGAATGCCGGACTTTCTAATCGTACAAACATTGAAAATTATTCGTCAGGAATTGCAAATCAAATTTTTGATACAAATGTTTTCGGAATCATTAATTTTGTAGAGCAATTACTTCCCGATTTTATTGAAAGAAAAGATGGGACTATTGTAGGAGTTTCCAGTCTTGCTGATTCGAGAGGTTTTCCAAGAAGTGGATTCTATAATGCCAGTAAAGCAGCCACAACGCTACTGCTTGAAAGTTTGAGAATTGAATTAAAACCTTTCAATATAAAAGTTTTAACAGTCAAGCCTGGATTTGTAAGAACACCAATGACAGATAAAAATGAATTTCAAATGCCTTTCCTGATGAATGTTGACAAAGCCGCAAAAATTATTCTTGATGGAATAAGAAAAGAGAAAAGAATAATTCAATTTCCTTTGCCAATAGTTATAGGCTCAAAAATTTTAAAATATTTACCTGACTGGTTATTTGATTTTCTCATGAGCAAACCTTTACCTGCAAGAAAAAATAAGAATACTTAA
- a CDS encoding DUF3109 family protein: protein MNTQILPVDNVLVRQEVAEIHFKCDLLKCKGACCTFESKYGAPVTWEEVSIIDRILNKVIKYISKEHKGEIAEHGFFEEHNGEPLLKSVDNRACVFVYYENEIAKCAIEKAYFDGKTDFRKPISCHLFPIRISDFGGDVVRFEHLNECKPALELGEKENTTVAEFCEESLNRKYGKEWYSQFKELIRK, encoded by the coding sequence ATGAATACGCAAATTTTACCGGTTGATAATGTATTAGTTAGACAGGAAGTTGCAGAAATTCACTTCAAATGCGATTTATTGAAGTGCAAAGGCGCTTGTTGTACTTTTGAAAGCAAATACGGTGCACCGGTCACATGGGAAGAAGTTTCAATCATTGATCGGATACTGAATAAAGTAATTAAATACATTTCTAAAGAACATAAAGGTGAAATCGCCGAACATGGTTTTTTTGAAGAACATAACGGTGAACCTTTACTTAAAAGTGTTGATAATCGTGCATGTGTTTTTGTTTATTATGAAAATGAAATTGCAAAATGTGCTATTGAGAAAGCTTACTTTGATGGAAAAACCGATTTCAGAAAACCAATATCCTGTCATTTGTTTCCAATCAGGATTTCGGATTTCGGTGGAGATGTTGTGAGATTTGAACATCTCAATGAATGTAAACCGGCATTAGAACTTGGGGAAAAAGAAAACACTACTGTTGCAGAATTCTGTGAAGAATCGCTTAACAGAAAATATGGTAAAGAATGGTACTCACAATTTAAGGAGCTAATCAGGAAATAA
- the rpoN gene encoding RNA polymerase factor sigma-54 translates to MLTLSQRLSQQQKLSPQQIQYQKLLQLNTLALEQRIKTELELNPILEEELELAQETDEKEKDKDEETTTDEIKDPDNEEFSLEDYMNDDDFDHERVYRGSDEEQFHPLAPVRETLSEHLIEQLNMLNLSENLNRLGEEIIGNLDDAGYLKRGLGEILNELELFENIKVDPEEAENLLKRIQLFDPLGIASRNLQECLLVQIKNIKNADQYYRYIAEKMLVEFYDDFTKRRFDILKQKMNLTDETLRETVDLIQSMNPKPGEGNIDSAEMNQISPDFVIEKVENDYVITLNDRSMPSVTISKQYLEMFESNRRRGKKSNREKETYKFLREKFESAKWFIACIQQRRDTLMKIMQAIFQRQYEFFEKGPKALRPMIYKDIAQEINMDISTISRVVNGKYVQSPQGIHELKYFFSEGLATDTGDEVSNKHIKERLKEIIDREDKRKPFSDDKLAELLNDEGIHIARRTVAKYREQLRLPVARLRKELS, encoded by the coding sequence ATGCTAACACTCAGTCAACGTTTATCACAACAACAAAAATTATCACCGCAGCAAATTCAGTATCAAAAACTGCTTCAGTTAAATACGCTCGCGCTCGAACAGAGAATCAAAACTGAACTTGAACTTAATCCTATTCTTGAAGAAGAATTAGAGCTAGCACAGGAAACAGATGAAAAAGAAAAAGATAAAGATGAAGAAACCACTACCGATGAAATAAAAGACCCTGATAATGAAGAATTCAGTTTGGAAGATTATATGAATGACGATGATTTTGATCACGAGCGTGTTTACCGTGGCAGCGATGAAGAACAATTCCATCCGCTTGCACCTGTAAGAGAAACTCTTTCTGAACATCTGATTGAACAACTGAATATGTTGAACCTTAGTGAAAATTTAAACAGACTGGGAGAAGAAATAATCGGGAATCTGGATGATGCAGGATATCTTAAAAGAGGTTTGGGCGAAATATTAAACGAGCTTGAATTGTTTGAAAATATTAAAGTTGATCCTGAAGAAGCAGAGAATCTTTTAAAACGAATACAGCTTTTTGATCCGTTGGGTATAGCAAGCAGAAACCTTCAGGAATGTTTGCTTGTTCAGATTAAAAACATAAAGAATGCAGATCAGTATTACCGGTATATCGCTGAGAAAATGTTAGTTGAATTTTATGATGATTTCACGAAAAGAAGATTCGATATACTAAAGCAAAAGATGAACTTGACTGATGAGACACTCCGCGAAACTGTGGACCTGATACAAAGTATGAATCCAAAACCCGGCGAAGGAAATATTGATTCTGCAGAGATGAATCAGATCTCTCCTGACTTCGTAATTGAGAAAGTGGAAAACGATTATGTGATCACTTTGAACGACAGAAGTATGCCATCAGTTACGATTAGTAAACAATATCTCGAAATGTTTGAAAGCAACCGAAGAAGAGGAAAAAAATCAAATAGAGAGAAAGAGACGTATAAGTTCCTCAGGGAGAAATTTGAATCAGCTAAATGGTTCATCGCCTGTATTCAGCAGCGAAGAGATACACTGATGAAAATTATGCAGGCAATATTCCAGAGACAGTATGAATTTTTTGAGAAAGGTCCAAAAGCTCTTCGCCCAATGATATATAAAGATATTGCTCAGGAAATAAATATGGACATTTCAACCATCAGCCGGGTAGTTAATGGTAAATATGTTCAAAGCCCGCAAGGTATTCATGAACTGAAATACTTCTTCAGTGAAGGTCTTGCAACAGATACCGGTGATGAAGTATCAAACAAACACATCAAGGAAAGATTAAAAGAAATTATTGACAGAGAAGACAAGCGAAAACCATTCAGCGATGATAAGCTTGCTGAACTGCTCAATGATGAAGGAATTCATATTGCAAGAAGAACTGTTGCAAAATACAGAGAGCAATTAAGACTTCCTGTTGCACGACTCAGAAAAGAACTTTCATGA
- the hslV gene encoding ATP-dependent protease subunit HslV, whose amino-acid sequence MSKRIRSTTILGIVHNGIAALGGDGQVSIGNTIMKHNAMKIRKLSDGKVICGFAGGAADAFSLMERFEDKLQQYRGNVSRAAVELAKEWRTDKILRRLEAMLAVVSKDNALIISGNGDVIEPDDKIVAIGSGGMYALSAARMLKKYSKLSAKEIAEESLKTAAEICIYTNDKINVEVIE is encoded by the coding sequence ATGAGCAAAAGAATAAGATCAACAACAATACTTGGAATTGTACATAACGGAATTGCAGCACTCGGCGGTGATGGTCAGGTTTCAATAGGTAACACAATTATGAAACATAATGCTATGAAAATCCGGAAACTTTCTGATGGGAAAGTAATTTGTGGATTTGCCGGTGGTGCTGCGGATGCTTTTTCTTTGATGGAAAGATTTGAAGACAAATTGCAGCAGTATCGTGGAAATGTAAGTCGTGCTGCCGTTGAGCTTGCAAAAGAATGGCGGACAGATAAAATACTTCGCAGGCTTGAAGCAATGCTGGCAGTCGTTTCAAAAGATAATGCGCTTATTATTTCAGGAAACGGAGATGTAATTGAACCGGATGATAAAATAGTTGCAATCGGTTCGGGAGGAATGTACGCTTTATCCGCTGCAAGAATGTTAAAAAAGTATAGTAAGTTATCAGCTAAAGAAATTGCGGAAGAATCTCTTAAAACTGCTGCGGAAATTTGTATTTATACAAACGATAAAATTAATGTTGAAGTAATTGAATAA
- the hslU gene encoding ATP-dependent protease ATPase subunit HslU, translating into MYDKSMQELTPGKIVEELDKYIIGQTEAKRAVAIALRNRWRRQQIEDNLREEILPNNIILIGPTGVGKTEISRRLAKLAAAPFVKVEASKFTEVGYVGRDVESMVRDLTDFSVNMIKAEKTKEVQSKAEHLADERILDILIPPVRKPAQPVQTVQVQTQFDSEQHSAEINSEEYQNKKTREWMKVKLKNGEMDDKLIEFDSQAPPAIGMQVMGPFGMDDMGINIQEIVGNLMPKKKKKRKTTIAEARQILAQEEAQKLIDMEAVQREAIQRVEESGIIFIDEIDKVASSGGKGHGPDVSREGVQRDLLPIVEGTNVNTKYGVVRTDHVLFIASGAFHVAKPSDLIPELQGRFPIRVELNSLSEEDFVQILTTPQNALLKQYSALLETEGVKLHFTDDGIREIARIATEVNEAVENIGARRLHTILTTLLDEILFDVPDKIPTETINITAKFVKEKLDKIVKDRDLSKFIL; encoded by the coding sequence ATGTATGATAAATCAATGCAGGAATTAACACCTGGCAAAATAGTCGAAGAACTTGATAAGTACATTATCGGTCAAACTGAAGCTAAGCGTGCAGTTGCTATTGCACTTAGAAATAGATGGAGACGTCAGCAAATAGAAGATAACCTTCGTGAAGAAATACTTCCAAATAATATTATTCTAATTGGACCCACCGGCGTTGGGAAAACTGAAATTTCGAGAAGACTTGCAAAACTTGCAGCAGCACCATTTGTAAAAGTTGAAGCATCAAAATTTACCGAGGTTGGTTACGTTGGCAGAGATGTTGAGTCAATGGTTCGTGATCTGACTGACTTTTCAGTTAATATGATAAAAGCAGAAAAAACGAAGGAAGTCCAATCCAAAGCAGAGCATCTTGCTGACGAAAGAATTCTCGACATATTGATTCCGCCTGTAAGAAAACCAGCTCAGCCGGTTCAAACAGTACAGGTTCAGACTCAATTTGATTCTGAACAACATTCTGCCGAAATAAATTCTGAAGAATATCAGAACAAAAAAACACGCGAGTGGATGAAAGTGAAATTGAAAAACGGCGAAATGGATGATAAGCTGATTGAATTTGATTCTCAGGCGCCACCAGCAATTGGTATGCAGGTAATGGGTCCGTTTGGAATGGATGATATGGGAATAAACATTCAGGAAATTGTCGGCAACCTGATGCCGAAGAAAAAGAAAAAAAGAAAAACCACAATTGCAGAAGCACGACAAATACTTGCACAGGAAGAAGCTCAAAAGTTAATTGATATGGAAGCTGTCCAGCGGGAGGCAATTCAAAGAGTCGAAGAATCAGGAATAATTTTTATTGATGAAATTGATAAGGTTGCGAGCAGCGGCGGTAAAGGTCACGGACCGGATGTATCACGCGAAGGTGTGCAGAGAGATCTTCTCCCGATTGTTGAAGGAACAAATGTAAATACGAAATACGGAGTAGTTAGAACTGATCACGTTTTATTCATTGCATCCGGTGCTTTTCACGTTGCGAAACCATCTGATCTGATTCCTGAACTGCAGGGCAGATTTCCAATACGTGTTGAGCTGAATAGTTTATCTGAAGAAGATTTCGTTCAAATTCTAACAACACCACAAAATGCATTATTAAAACAATATTCTGCTTTGCTCGAAACTGAAGGAGTTAAATTACATTTCACTGATGATGGAATTAGAGAAATTGCACGCATTGCTACTGAAGTTAATGAAGCAGTAGAAAATATTGGTGCAAGAAGATTGCACACGATTTTAACTACTCTGCTCGATGAAATTTTATTTGATGTGCCGGATAAAATCCCAACCGAAACTATCAATATCACAGCAAAGTTTGTAAAAGAGAAACTCGATAAAATTGTAAAAGACAGGGATCTGAGTAAGTTTATTTTGTAA
- a CDS encoding ATP-binding protein, whose product MSQMIKRYYILEEHLKKGKVLIVYGARQVGKTTLVKDFLSRTNLKYKFDSGDNIRTQQALGSQNFNDILDYAEGYELLVIDEAQQIKNIGMGLKILVDNNPELRVLVTGSSSFDLSQQVGEPLTGRKRTLILYPFANLELKELYNEYELKNYLQDFMIYGSYPEVIKAQSSKEKIDVLKELVNSYLMKDVLSLEKIRGSKQLLDLLKLIAFQVGNQISLTELATQVNLDVKTVQRYLDILEKAFIIKKIGSFSRNLRKEITSKAKYYFIDNGIRNGVILQFNKLGDRNDAGKLFENFIMIERIKANDYLNRYYNSYFWRTYDQKEIDLIEEREGKLFAYEIKWVEGKRFVPPKDWKDAYPGSEFNLITSSNYTGFILK is encoded by the coding sequence ATGAGCCAAATGATTAAAAGATATTACATATTAGAAGAACATTTAAAAAAAGGAAAAGTTCTAATTGTCTATGGTGCAAGACAGGTTGGCAAAACAACGCTTGTTAAGGACTTCCTTTCACGGACAAATCTAAAATATAAATTTGATTCCGGCGACAACATAAGAACACAGCAAGCTTTGGGTTCACAAAATTTTAATGATATCCTTGACTATGCCGAAGGTTATGAACTTCTTGTGATTGACGAAGCTCAGCAAATTAAAAATATTGGAATGGGCTTGAAGATACTTGTAGATAACAATCCTGAACTAAGAGTCTTGGTAACCGGCTCTTCCTCATTTGATCTTTCTCAGCAGGTAGGTGAACCATTAACCGGCAGGAAACGAACTTTAATTCTTTATCCGTTTGCTAACCTTGAACTGAAAGAACTTTACAATGAATATGAATTGAAAAACTATCTGCAGGATTTTATGATCTATGGTTCGTATCCAGAAGTTATAAAAGCTCAAAGTAGTAAGGAGAAAATCGACGTACTTAAAGAACTTGTTAATTCTTATTTAATGAAAGACGTACTCTCATTAGAGAAAATAAGAGGCTCAAAACAACTGTTAGATTTATTAAAATTAATTGCTTTCCAGGTTGGTAATCAAATATCATTAACTGAATTAGCTACTCAAGTTAATCTGGATGTTAAAACTGTTCAACGGTATCTTGATATACTTGAAAAGGCTTTTATCATAAAGAAGATTGGTTCGTTCAGCAGGAATTTAAGAAAAGAGATTACCAGCAAAGCCAAATATTATTTTATTGACAATGGTATCAGAAACGGAGTGATTTTACAATTTAACAAGCTTGGGGATAGAAATGATGCCGGAAAGTTGTTTGAAAATTTTATTATGATAGAAAGAATTAAAGCCAATGATTATTTGAACAGATATTACAACTCTTATTTTTGGCGCACATATGATCAAAAAGAAATTGATCTGATTGAAGAACGGGAAGGGAAGTTGTTTGCTTATGAAATAAAATGGGTAGAGGGGAAACGATTTGTTCCTCCGAAAGATTGGAAAGATGCTTACCCTGGTTCAGAGTTTAATTTAATTACGTCTTCAAACTACACAGGATTTATTTTAAAATAA
- a CDS encoding prolyl oligopeptidase family serine peptidase translates to MGKTKTAILERKEIFLTDSQNKMIASGWGDDILVNTITEKIFYSSDGVKVRGYISYPKDNSQKFPCVIWNRGGIGNKGAIDTFTARGIFGQLASWGYVVFASQYRGNDGGEGQDEFGGDDVDDVLNLIPLAGEIENADTTKWGIEGWSRGGMMTYLTLLRNSNFRCAVLVAAISDFKSYAVFNDSKISIYKKFIGEKDFEEKVDERTVINFVNKLPNIPYLIMHGKSDETVTVEQSINIAEKFKKLNYQYRLELFEDGDHFLKKHRKEVDELRRKWFEVYLK, encoded by the coding sequence ATGGGCAAAACAAAAACTGCTATTCTCGAAAGGAAGGAAATATTCCTTACTGATTCGCAAAATAAAATGATTGCGAGTGGATGGGGAGATGACATTTTGGTTAACACTATAACTGAAAAGATTTTTTATTCTTCTGATGGAGTTAAAGTTAGAGGATATATTTCTTATCCGAAGGATAATTCACAGAAATTTCCGTGTGTAATCTGGAATAGGGGTGGGATTGGTAACAAAGGAGCTATTGATACTTTTACAGCACGAGGAATTTTTGGACAGCTTGCAAGCTGGGGATATGTTGTGTTTGCTTCTCAATATCGCGGTAACGACGGCGGCGAAGGACAGGATGAATTTGGCGGCGATGATGTGGATGATGTGCTGAACTTAATTCCATTGGCTGGTGAAATTGAAAATGCAGACACAACAAAATGGGGAATTGAAGGCTGGAGCCGAGGTGGAATGATGACTTATCTTACATTACTTAGAAATTCAAATTTCCGATGTGCTGTTCTTGTTGCTGCAATTTCTGATTTCAAAAGTTATGCGGTATTCAATGACAGCAAAATTTCAATCTATAAAAAATTTATTGGTGAAAAAGATTTTGAAGAAAAAGTGGATGAAAGAACGGTAATAAATTTTGTTAATAAGCTTCCGAACATACCTTATTTGATTATGCACGGGAAAAGTGATGAGACGGTTACGGTTGAACAAAGCATAAACATTGCAGAAAAATTTAAGAAACTGAATTATCAATATCGCCTGGAACTATTTGAGGATGGCGATCACTTTTTGAAAAAACACAGAAAAGAAGTTGATGAATTGAGAAGAAAGTGGTTTGAAGTGTACTTGAAATAG
- a CDS encoding DUF192 domain-containing protein, whose amino-acid sequence MGKKNLKRKQEVSASLKRNYKSLIMKIGIAVAALLAGIIFIFNNCNDENSEMHYYKFKKEGELTFTDSVGNQIIKIDVEIADNDYERQLGLMNRQSMEEMQGMLFIFPEERFQSFWMLNTLFSLDILFINSNKEIVTIHKNTTPLSEQSYPSSKPAIYVLEVNAGFCERHNIKLGDKIYWIGGRLSISN is encoded by the coding sequence ATGGGTAAAAAGAATCTTAAAAGAAAGCAGGAAGTTTCTGCTTCATTAAAAAGAAATTATAAATCATTAATTATGAAAATCGGGATTGCAGTTGCAGCATTATTAGCTGGTATTATTTTTATTTTTAATAACTGCAATGATGAGAATAGCGAAATGCATTATTATAAATTTAAGAAAGAAGGTGAACTTACTTTTACTGATTCAGTTGGAAATCAAATTATAAAAATCGATGTCGAAATTGCTGACAATGATTATGAACGGCAACTTGGTTTGATGAACCGGCAAAGTATGGAAGAAATGCAGGGAATGTTGTTCATATTCCCTGAAGAAAGATTTCAATCCTTCTGGATGTTGAACACACTCTTTTCTCTGGATATACTTTTCATTAATAGCAATAAAGAAATTGTCACTATCCATAAAAACACAACTCCGCTATCAGAGCAAAGTTATCCTTCATCAAAGCCGGCTATTTATGTTCTGGAAGTAAACGCAGGATTTTGTGAAAGACATAATATTAAACTTGGTGATAAGATTTACTGGATCGGGGGAAGACTTTCAATTTCAAATTGA
- a CDS encoding D-sedoheptulose 7-phosphate isomerase, producing the protein MDAKRFIIDSLNESAETKHNIKYQLIDDIINVVQVLSDCYKNGSKLLLCGNGGSAADCQHIATELMIRLNHHIQRPALPAIALTTDSSNLTAGGNDIGFENVFARNVEGLGNKGDLLLAISTSGNSGNVIKAVEMAHTKEMKVIGFLGGNGGKMKDIVDFPILIPSSNVQRIQEGHITVAHIICELVEDKLYGKV; encoded by the coding sequence ATGGATGCAAAGAGATTTATTATTGACTCTCTGAACGAAAGTGCTGAAACCAAACATAACATAAAATATCAGTTGATAGATGATATAATTAATGTTGTTCAAGTGCTTTCCGATTGTTACAAAAACGGCAGCAAACTTTTGCTTTGCGGCAACGGTGGAAGCGCAGCAGATTGTCAGCACATCGCAACTGAGTTGATGATCAGACTAAACCATCACATTCAGAGACCAGCTCTGCCTGCTATTGCTCTGACAACGGACTCATCAAATCTTACTGCTGGTGGAAATGATATTGGTTTCGAAAATGTTTTTGCAAGGAACGTTGAAGGTTTAGGCAATAAAGGAGACCTGCTGCTGGCTATTTCAACCAGCGGAAATTCAGGAAATGTTATTAAAGCTGTCGAAATGGCTCATACAAAAGAAATGAAAGTGATTGGATTTCTTGGTGGGAATGGCGGCAAGATGAAAGATATTGTTGATTTTCCAATCCTAATTCCTTCTTCAAATGTTCAACGAATTCAGGAAGGACACATTACCGTTGCACATATTATTTGTGAGCTTGTTGAAGATAAACTTTACGGCAAAGTGTAA